In Nitrososphaerales archaeon, the sequence TTGGAAGAATGCTTCCAAGGCCAATCAGTAATCGATTTCCAAGAGCGGAAATCGTATTGCAGGTCTATATGCTACCAAGACGTGGGAATCCGCGGTCGGCTGGAGAGGGACATTCTTGGGTAGAGAAGGGAAGAAGAAAAAGAAAGAGAAAGTTAGAGAGAGAAAAGAAGAGAGGAAGGCGCGGAGAGGGTCAGGGTCCAGTTAGCCTGAGGATCCGCCGATGGAACGACCGACTTGGCGAGCTTGCTGGTTGGGGTCCAATCGGTCTATCTTGGTTCGGCATCAGGCCAAGTAGATGGCGCGTCTGGCATCGCCAATCAAGCTGGAAGGGTTCTGATAATAAGAAAAAACGGAGCCTACGCCCAGATGGGCCGGTAGGCTAACATCGTCTCGCTTGACCTCACACCTTGCACTTCGGCAATCTTCGAAACGTGGGAGAGAAGCTCGTCTTGGTTCTTCCCGTACACAGTCGCTAGGATGTCGAATTCGCCCGGTATGACGAATGCATTGCGGATTTGTGGGTGCTGTTCTAGGGATTGGAGGACCTTCTGCGCGTTCTCGTTGACTTGCAACAGAACTAGTGCAAGAGAGTCAGTTGCCTGAACGTTCTTGCCGTTTGCAAAGCCTTCGAAAGGCGTGTAGGTTCTTGTCGATGTGACCCCGGTAATGGATCGGACTTTGTTGACCAGATCGTAGACCTGCTTTTGGTCTGCGGCCTTCAGCTCGATCGCTAGATTGGCCCTGCCGGTGACTGGCGAGAAGTAGGTGATTCCTTGTGTGCGCCTCAGTTGCTCGGTTACTTGGCTGAGCATCTTCGGCTGAACAGATGCGATGATGGTTGTTGGATTCATGTTTGCGGTTATCATTTTATTTCAACTTGTCATACCTATGACACTATATAAGGGTATCTGTATTCGATGTTATTCTTATTACATCCGGAAGGGGAGCTGGTGGGCGCGTGGAATGGCAGCCTCACAGTATCGCAGGAATGGGGTGCCGGTAAGCGAGGCCGTGTCGACCATCATCTCGCGGAACTATGTGGTGCTCGAGTCGCTGAAGCTCAAGATAGTTAACTATCATGGACTCGCAGCCAAGATTTCGTCCGAAGTGGAAGAACTGGCTGGGAAGAAAGCGAACGTGGACACAATCGTGGTAGCAATCAAGAGATTCTCCGATGGTTTGGGTGAAGGGCAAATCGGTGAGGTGTCTGCCAGCTTGAAGGGCTCCAAACTCAATCTCGCGGGAGGTATGGTTGAAATGACGGTCGGGGGGAAGGCTGCACAGACTCATCAGATTCTGCAAGATGTCTTGAGATTGGAGTCCAAGTTCAGTGGCACGCCTTACGTCTTCCAGCTGCTCAACTCGGTCAAGGTAGTAGCAGAAGAGGAAGATGCGAAACTTCTGGAGGAGGCGCTTTGGGGACGTTACGAGACATCGCTCAGAAGGGATGTCGCCACGATCACGATTCGCCTTTCGCCTTCCGTGGAGAAAGTTCCTGGAATTGCGTCGTTCATCACTGAGCTACTTTACAGGAACGGTGTGAGCATACTCGATGCGTTCTTGAGCTATGAAGACATCGTGTTGGTTGTACAGGAGAAGTCTGGACCCAAGGCCTATCAGGTCCTTAGTGAAGAGATTTCAGAATAGATTTCCATCTCAGATTCCGAGGGCCTCTCTGAGACCCTTGTACCTGTTCCTGATCGTGACCTCGGTCACCCCGGCAGCTTCTGCGACGTCTTTCTGCGTCTTCTCTTCGCCTTCCAATGCACAGGCGACGTAGAGAGCCGAAGCCGCCAGCCCCATCGGGTCCTTGCCGGCTGAGATCCCCATCGCCTTGGCCCTGAGTAGAATCTCGCGCGCCCTTCTTTGCGTTGTCTCAGACATTTGCGCCCTAGATGCGATTCCGGATACGCACCTCGTCGCCTCGGCCACCGGCATTTTGAAATCCATCTCCCTGTGCAGGAGCCTATACGACCTTGCGAGGTCCTTGACCTTGACATTGCTCACAGCGGCTACGTCCTTCAGGGTCCTTGGGATCTCGCCATCCCTGCAAGCGGCATAGAGCGACGCCGCCATGATAGACGTGATAGACCTCCCCCTTACCAAGCTCCTCTCGAGGGCCTTCCTGTAGAAGTAAGCCGCCTTTTCCGTGACGGCCTCTGATACCGCAAGTTTGTCCGCGAATCTCCGCAGCTCGCTGAATGCCTGTCGGAGGTTCCTGTCAGCAGACTCGTGGACCTGGCTCCTCCGGTCCCATGTCCTCAGCCTCTCGACAGTGGACTTCATGGACCCGGATAGTGACCTGCCGGACGCGTCTTTGTTGAGGCCCCCTATCACCGTGGCCAACCCCATGTCGTGGACGGCAATCGATGTGGGGGTTCCCGTCCTGCTTCGGTCGCCCTTTTCGTCGCTCGAGAAAGACCTCCATTCTGGACCCATATCCACAATCTTCTCCTTCACCACCAGTCCGCAATCGCTGCAGTAGAGTTCCGACCCCGAACCATCAATCACCATTCGGCTCTTCCCGCATCTGGGGCATTTGGCCGAACTCCTCTCTAACTTCAGGAGCCGCGAAAAGTTTGTGCTGTTGGATATTTGTAATCACGAATCAGAAATAACCAGTTATTTCAAATAGTAAATTGCTGCCCCAGTATATAAAGGAACGACCCCCTTTTCGGGTCCGGCTAGTCCCTGCGACTGGCTGTTATCGTGGAGTCCCTCTCGCGCGTCAGTTCGAATATTCTGTTTCTCAGCTGGCGCATGCCGTCGCCGCGCGTCGCTGAGGTTCTCAGCGTGGAGAATCCCTCAAAGAGACCGTCCGATGCGACCTCGCTGCTCCGATCAGCCACAAGATCCATCTTGTTTAGTATCAGAAGCGTCTTCTTCGGGTCAACTCCGAGTTCTCCTAGGACTTCCTTGCAACTCCCGAACTTTATCCTGATGCTATCGAGACTTTCGCTAGCGTCGATGACCAGGAGCACGAGGTCAGCGTACGTGAGCTCCTCCAAAGTCGACTTGAACGACTCGACGAGGTACGTAGGAAGCCTCGAGATGAACCCAACAGTGTCGGATAACATCACCCTTCTCTTCGAACCTGGAGTTGTTATTGCGCGGGTCGTCGTGGCGAGCGTTGTGAAGAGTTTCGGGGACTCCTCTTTGGTTTCGGATGCCAACCTGTTGAAAAGAGTGGTCTTCCCACTGCTGGTGTAGCCTGCAAACGACACTAGCGAGTCGCCCAGTTTCAACCGCTCCTTCCTTTGGACCGTCCTGCTCGACCCGGCGCTGGCTAGCTTGCTCTTGATCGTCTCCATCCTGCGCTTGAGGGCTCTGAACTTGACATCCACGGCAGACTCACCCAGTCCGGAGAATCCCGCCCGCTCGCCCCTCACGGAGTAGCGCACAGCGTCTCTTGCGCGAGGCATTTCGTAGCGCAGCTCAGCGAGCTGGACCTGAAGCTTGGCCTCCGTTGTGACGGCGCGCAGGGCGAAGATGTTGAGGATCAGCCTTTCGCGGTCGATCACCTCGACGTGTGTCACTTTGGCGAGGTTGTTTGCCTGGGACGAGGTGAGACTCTCGTCTATGATTAAGGTGTCAGAGTCGTTGCCACTGACCAGCTCGAGGAGCTCCTCTGCCTTCCCGACCCCGACCCCATAGGCTGACTTGATTACTTGCTTCTGCGTGACCACCGCTGCAACGGAATAGCCAGCGGCCTTCGCCAGTTCCTCGATCTCTCTCTTCGCGAACTCATCGGCGTAGGTGACTATTGTCGCCTTCATGAATTAGTCAACCTTCTTCTGGAATCTGAGGCAATACGGAAGCTTGGAAACGCGTTCTCCGAGCGCCTTTCGCGCCTACCCGAAACCCAAGCCGTGCGAATTGATTGTCTTGACATAGTTCGGGCTGTATCTGATTCACGGTAGTTTCCGTTTCTTGGCCCTAATAAGGGCGCGTCCAAACCATATTAATGGGGCTTCGCAAGTTTTCACCACATTGGATTCAAACAAAGGCTCACGTGACGCGAAGCTCACGGAGATCATCGTCTCGTTCAACGAGTCGTGGATGAAGTACTGGGAAGCCTATGTCAGACTGCAGGATCAGCTCTATGAGAGCATGCGGGCGGCAAGGGAGGTCTCTTGGCTTGCCGCAACGGACGATAAGAAGCTCAGCGAGATCAATCAGGTGCAACGCGAGCTCTTTGCCGGAATGCCGCGCAGGTTGGACTATGTCCCGCTCGGGCAGATAATGCGAGACCTGGAAAGTGCGCCCAGCAAGATTGCAGAGCTCGACGCGGCCCTCACCTCGGAGGAAGAGGACTGTAAGAGGTTGGAGGAAGCGATAGCCATTCTGAAGGAGAAGGTCGAGGTGATGAAAGAGGCGATGCGCTCCCTTGGCCGCTGAGCGTTTGCATGACGGCAGGTGAGCTGACTGGCTCGTGAGAAGAGCGGCCAGGGCCTGCCAAATTGGTAGTAGACCACGCCGATTGCGATTACCACTCAGTAGGCGGCTTCGGGTTCGGTTTTCCAAAGGAGTCGTTCCGACGCCTTGCTAGATTTGGGGAGGTGGTATTACATGTCGGGTAATAATCGGAGCTGTTACGTGTAGATGCTCATTGAGCGGGAGGGTGAGAAAGTGGAATGAGAATGTCGCTAGGGATTTCCGAATCGTGGTTCCTGCTTGTCCGCGGTGGCTTGGTTCCTAGAGGTGGAGCTTTTCACCGATGATGAAGGTTAGGGGCGGAGTCCATGGGCACTCATTACAAGCCACTATCCTCGAAATCCCAAAACCTCCCGGCGTGCGCCTTTGCCCCGAACCCGTTGAGGCACCCTCTAGCTTCCAGCCTCCTAACCAATTGTGCGGAGAATACTGGTGCTCCCGTCGCCCCGGGAGAATTGAAGTTGAGGACGTGCATGAAAGCTTCCCCCTCGACAATGAGCGCTTCCGGAACGAACCCCTCATCCCCCACCAGCGAGCTTCTCACACCCGCCAGGCCGCGCCGGATGAGCATCACCTTGTCCATCGTAGGTATCAGCGCCCTCACCCTGCTGCACATCGCGGCCTTGGAGAGCGAGCTCCTCCATTCATCCGAGACCATGGAGAGGAATGCCCTATCGCTGAACAACCTCAACTTGGGCACTATTGGTCTCTCGACGACCATCCCGAGGAGTTCGCGGAGCCCCCCTATGCCCCTGTACGTGTCGGGCCCTGCCACGAGGACCGCATTAGGCCCAACCTCCCTCCTCCCATCAGCACGGATTATGAAGTGCGGGTCGAGAAAGTTGAACTCGGCGTGCCTAGCCACAGAGTAGATGTTCCTGTTCACCCTCGGCGCCCGTGCCTCGTCCACAACCCAGTACTCCCCCCTGAAATGCAGATTGGCGTACTGTCGGGCCAGTCCCATCGAGTGCGCCAAGTCCAGCGACCCCCCACCGGCTGCATTGATCATCAGCGAGCAATCCAGCCTCCGCCCGTCGCTGAACCGCAGGGTCGGCCCTCGCCGCCCCCCCTCCACCCCATCGACCTCAGCCCAGGGGAGGAACCTGACACCGTTGGCCTCCGCCAGGCGCCAGACAGCGGTCGTGAGCGCTGCGAAGTCGGTCGAGGCGTCAGTCTTGGAAAAGAAAGCGCCGCGGCAGCTTACCTCTGGCTCGATCTTCCTGACTCCGCCGGCATCGAGCAGCTCGTACTCCTCTTCTCCCATACCGTTATCCGCGGCCCACCCCGCGTAGCGTTCCAGGGTCCTGACCTGTTCTTCCTCCGTGGCCACCATTAGGGTGCCCACTTCCTTCCATGGCAGGCCGAACTCCGAAGCCAGCTTCATCCACATCCGATACGACCTCCCAGCTGAGATTGCGAACATCCTCTTCCGTTGAGGGTCCAGGTAGTATGGCCTGTGTGCCACTCCCGTGTTCCTGAGAGTGGTGTGCAACGCGGGCCCGCTGTCCTTATCCACGATGACTATGGAGCAGTCGTAGAGCCCGCTGAGCCAGTAAGCGGTCGTCACTCCGAGCACCCCGCCCCCTACGACAGCAATGTCACATTCCAAGCAGGCCAGCCCTTCCCCCGCTTGTTCTGAGACACACCTTATTCAAGGTCATCAAGTCATACCGGTTTTGAAAGCCTGCCGACTGAACTTAGGCTAGTTGGTCGCTCTAGACCCTATTCCACGCGTCTGCTCGGCATCGCGTATACCTCCGTCACAGAACGATGCCACGATAAGCGTAAGCTGTGCAGACGTTGTCACTCGGACAATCACTAGGTCAGCTGTCTCTGCAAAAAGTGTGGTGGCACACTATATGGAATGTGTGACTTGGCCATGGCCCAGGTCACAAAGGTCACCCATCCTCCTCCGACTAGGAAGACGAGAGCCAGTCGCAGAAGAAGGGTGCTTGGGGTCAAAAGGAGGTCGTTCTGGCCTCAGTATCTGAGCATCTTCGGGTCGACCTGCTCCGCCCACGCCTTGATTCCCCCGTACAGGTTCCTCGTCTTTGCGTAGCCCGCCTTCTTCAGAAACTGGACGGCGTACGAGCTCCTGATCCCGGTATGACAGTACACCACGATCGTCTCGTTCTTGTCTAGTTCCTTCGTCCTGAGCGGGAGCTGCCCCAGTGGGACGAGCTTGGCGCCTTCGATGTGGCACAGCTGATATTCGTAGGGTTCCCTCACGTCCAGCAGCAGCGGCTTCTCACCCCTGTCGATTGAGCTCTTGAGACCAATCGGGGTAATCTCACCGTTATCCTCCACAGCC encodes:
- a CDS encoding Lrp/AsnC ligand binding domain-containing protein, whose protein sequence is MITANMNPTTIIASVQPKMLSQVTEQLRRTQGITYFSPVTGRANLAIELKAADQKQVYDLVNKVRSITGVTSTRTYTPFEGFANGKNVQATDSLALVLLQVNENAQKVLQSLEQHPQIRNAFVIPGEFDILATVYGKNQDELLSHVSKIAEVQGVRSSETMLAYRPIWA
- a CDS encoding ACT domain-containing protein; its protein translation is MAASQYRRNGVPVSEAVSTIISRNYVVLESLKLKIVNYHGLAAKISSEVEELAGKKANVDTIVVAIKRFSDGLGEGQIGEVSASLKGSKLNLAGGMVEMTVGGKAAQTHQILQDVLRLESKFSGTPYVFQLLNSVKVVAEEEDAKLLEEALWGRYETSLRRDVATITIRLSPSVEKVPGIASFITELLYRNGVSILDAFLSYEDIVLVVQEKSGPKAYQVLSEEISE
- the tfb gene encoding transcription initiation factor IIB (stabilizes TBP binding to an archaeal box-A promoter; responsible for recruiting RNA polymerase II to the pre-initiation complex), with product MVIDGSGSELYCSDCGLVVKEKIVDMGPEWRSFSSDEKGDRSRTGTPTSIAVHDMGLATVIGGLNKDASGRSLSGSMKSTVERLRTWDRRSQVHESADRNLRQAFSELRRFADKLAVSEAVTEKAAYFYRKALERSLVRGRSITSIMAASLYAACRDGEIPRTLKDVAAVSNVKVKDLARSYRLLHREMDFKMPVAEATRCVSGIASRAQMSETTQRRAREILLRAKAMGISAGKDPMGLAASALYVACALEGEEKTQKDVAEAAGVTEVTIRNRYKGLREALGI
- the hflX gene encoding GTPase HflX; this encodes MKATIVTYADEFAKREIEELAKAAGYSVAAVVTQKQVIKSAYGVGVGKAEELLELVSGNDSDTLIIDESLTSSQANNLAKVTHVEVIDRERLILNIFALRAVTTEAKLQVQLAELRYEMPRARDAVRYSVRGERAGFSGLGESAVDVKFRALKRRMETIKSKLASAGSSRTVQRKERLKLGDSLVSFAGYTSSGKTTLFNRLASETKEESPKLFTTLATTTRAITTPGSKRRVMLSDTVGFISRLPTYLVESFKSTLEELTYADLVLLVIDASESLDSIRIKFGSCKEVLGELGVDPKKTLLILNKMDLVADRSSEVASDGLFEGFSTLRTSATRGDGMRQLRNRIFELTRERDSTITASRRD
- a CDS encoding FAD-dependent oxidoreductase; this translates as MECDIAVVGGGVLGVTTAYWLSGLYDCSIVIVDKDSGPALHTTLRNTGVAHRPYYLDPQRKRMFAISAGRSYRMWMKLASEFGLPWKEVGTLMVATEEEQVRTLERYAGWAADNGMGEEEYELLDAGGVRKIEPEVSCRGAFFSKTDASTDFAALTTAVWRLAEANGVRFLPWAEVDGVEGGRRGPTLRFSDGRRLDCSLMINAAGGGSLDLAHSMGLARQYANLHFRGEYWVVDEARAPRVNRNIYSVARHAEFNFLDPHFIIRADGRREVGPNAVLVAGPDTYRGIGGLRELLGMVVERPIVPKLRLFSDRAFLSMVSDEWRSSLSKAAMCSRVRALIPTMDKVMLIRRGLAGVRSSLVGDEGFVPEALIVEGEAFMHVLNFNSPGATGAPVFSAQLVRRLEARGCLNGFGAKAHAGRFWDFEDSGL